The Mycobacteriales bacterium genome has a segment encoding these proteins:
- a CDS encoding acetyltransferase: MAEIARPSHTDNLRFRPLVRDDLPMLFEWLRQPHVAKWWREVPADLAAVEAEYGPCIDGADPTELYVV, encoded by the coding sequence GTGGCTGAGATCGCCAGGCCGAGCCACACGGACAACCTGCGGTTTCGCCCACTCGTTCGCGACGACCTGCCCATGTTGTTCGAGTGGTTGCGGCAGCCGCACGTTGCCAAGTGGTGGCGAGAGGTCCCTGCTGATCTGGCCGCCGTCGAGGCCGAATACGGACCGTGCATCGACGGCGCGGATCCGACCGAGCTGTACGTCGT